Genomic window (Fragaria vesca subsp. vesca unplaced genomic scaffold, FraVesHawaii_1.0 scf0512981, whole genome shotgun sequence):
aataatcaatttggtttatcatgtgataggcaccgtcggagcgaagccgacaaagaagaagagaggccccgtcacagggtaggctctcgagaagatcgtgggtaccgtggggaggatcgtcatcaatactgacggggatggccacatagtatctggcgggaagtcgaggacgtactccggccgcgtgggagcgctcattagggatagtccctatgttgtggtcagactggggcgaggtcccgcaggaggttaaggacatggtccacaacgcgatttcggtgagtttacaaaataatattatgtatacattgttgatttctcgaaaaactaaaccaataaacggttaaatgcaggtgtggtttgaggttcccgagcacctgaaggacagctgggccgacgttgtgcatgggggaaggtacattgggaagttaatgaaaaacaaaattgtatgtgatattaataatatttctaatatttttgttgtaactgtaggtacaaggagtggaagaacgagttgcggacccactggactacgcacgggaacgcacgttctggtacccctgctgagttccagtacaggaagtacgagtggcgttggcttctgacatcagaattcaacaaccctcgtaaacaggtatttaaaaaaattaattagttaatttgtcattaagtacgtccgtttttaaatattttactaataatttattttttctttgaaggccgtttcccgagcgaactctcagaaccggcaacgcaacacaaggaaccatcatggcggttctagaccgttcgctgtcttcatggacgaggcggccagggaacatccagaagtcaaccggtacgtctatacgtacgagaaggcataatcctgacgcccaggaggatattgtaagtcatcttacgtttttaaatttttaaatttacttatatatatatatatatatgtcaaaatgttaattaataatttttttcctatccatataggcaaaggtgagggaggttagtgacgaggtgatgagtgctatagcgagggagacatggccggacacgcaggaggaagagatgttcgaagccatgtcccggatcgacacttcggatccgacgattggggcgaggatcatgggcacagccttcccaccgagagcaaacaacttctactgccggggtctagaaaagaaaggcgagggggtcctgaagaccactccaggatttcaacgaaaggcagcctcgaccagcaacaggaccacgtccacgaccaccaggacgactcagctagagtcggaagttcagagactacgagaacagcaagctgctcaggctgcctataatgcctcgcaggcagcctatgttgccgagatacataccatccagcaggcccagcagcagcagatgttccagtacatgcaggactttacagctgcccagcttcagggacttccggctccgcccatgcctctgcccataccgctaccccagccgtcgcaacctccgcagtagcccccagaagcggatattaatttagacgatttagattttctgtagttgatgaatgaattatatagtttatgtgcttgttgttggttatatggaattgttttggtgtattttgcagcttgcttggaatagtaattcagaaatttcgtggtttttttttttacNggaatggacttatagccgacgaaaaacgccttaattcgtcggctagagttttttattttttttaaaataagtttttagccgacgaaatacgctttaattcgtcggctaaatacctataaagccgacgaaatagactatatttcgtcggctatagatgtttttatttttttattacaaactttagccgacgaagaatttaaggtattcgtcagctaaagtcggagaaataaccgacgacatgtttttcgtcggctaaactctagactatagccgacgaataccttaaattcttcgtcggctaaagtttggactataaccgacgacattttttttcgtcatctaaagtctggactatagccgacgacatttttttcgtcggctaaaatctggactatagccgacaacttctacatgtgtcgtcggctaaagtcaccacagacgaccttttcccgacaaattcttagccgacgaaaggtcgtcggctaagatcttagccgacgaattaagctgacaggccgacgaaaatttttcgtcagctaaagtgcttgtcctggtagtgagtCTTCATCATCCCACAGCCGAAATGCGGGAACTATAGAAGCGGCCGCCCGCTCTTGACGCTCCGGTTTCCACGCGTGGAGATCACACACCTGTCAGCTCAAAACTATCATCGTCTTCGTTTTCGGAAGAAAATCAAGATTGAGTCGCCTGCGTTCTTGTTAAGGTACAAGTGACGTCACTTTGTTTACCATTCTTGTTCCTTATTTACTGTGTTTCtgcatgtgtgtgtatttGATCAGTTTATGGGCTCTGTATTTGATTTCAGTTAGTTTGATTGGAGATCAATTACTGGTTTCTTAGTTTgtgttgaattttctatcCGACTACAATTGATTGGTTTCTTAGTTTTAGGTACATCTCAATGATGCGTCGTTTTTTGTTACTCTGATTTTcgaaacaaacagaaaaaccaaGCTCAATGTGCAATCAGAGATGGTTTGATTTAACTCACATGATTGGGGATACTTAAAGTCATTCGGTTGATGGTTTGGAGAGGATTTGTGTTCATACTCCTTCCATTACAAATTCTGTTCTGGGTGGTTTTCTGTTACCTTGCAAATTCTAGTTAATTACAGAGAAAATTGATTGATGCATAGTTTCGTTAGTTTGTATTTTGTTGGCTTCTGGCTATTTTATTGGAGACGTGTGTTATAAGTGATAACAAATCCAAGGATGTATTTGTGTTTCACTGTATTAGAAAGAGCTGAGGACTGCAGTATATACCATTCTAACATGCTCATCAGAATTGGATAATGGTTCATGCCTTCATAGTCTagtttttctaaatttataCTCAAACAAGCTTCAAGAAGTCTCTTTGGCTTAGTTTTTCTAAATTATCTCATAAATTTCATACACATGTAAAATAAGGTTAGTGATGTAGCTGAAAGCCATGAAAAGCAACTTCCAATTCTAGCCCAGCCCATTAAGGTTGGGTCGTGCTTGGAAACCAACCACCCAAAATACGGCCCAGTCTATCACTCCCTTGAAATTTGCGCGCCGACGCATTGAACCGGCTGCTCTATTTAACGCTCTAGTTCGGCGCGTGGAGGTTACCCGCTTCTTTCTCCAACTCCGTCGCCCCCTTCCTCCGCTCAGACCCGTACTTGAATAGTCTTAAGAGTCGATGGACTCAGGGCCCGAAACCTTAAGGggcccaaaattttcttttctctttgtgtgatcacattagtttagttaaaaataaataataaataattaacaacATCCAATTAAGATGGTGTTagattacaaaagagaaaaatgaatatacaATCTTACCCATTATATTACTATCATTAGTtactattttagaaaaaatgaGCAGCGTACGTAAGAGATTTGTTGTataaataagatttttaatataaataggatttctaatttctttttttgttagattttgagtttataggTTTAGTTCATGAGattttttatgtgtttcttaaaaaagaaaataaaattgaatgaatACTATATTTTGAGGGCCCAATTTTAATAGTTCGACTCAATTCTgaaaatctcaggtccgggccTACCTTCGCTCTGCTTGAAATGGAGTCCACGTACTCTTTCTACTCTTTCTAATTAATTTTCGGCGGATTTAAACTTGTTTGGGTTTAAATTTGTGGGATTGTGATCGATGATTAGTGATTGGATTTAACTTAATCATTGTTGATTGGGGCTACTaaacttcatttcaatttggttGATCCTCTTTGTTCATACTCCTTCCATTAATTTGGTGCTTTCGTGTTAGCAGAATGGTTCCAAGTTGTGGTTGTTTTGactctaattttgttttggttccaTGTTTTTCATACTTTTAGCTATCGAATTcaacattatatataattaatgttaTAGGGAACCCatgatatatcatatacaCATACTTGATGTTGTATAGAAATTCAGAGCCTTCGACAAGGATCAAAGCCAAAACTTTCTCAGGGCATTGATTTGTTAGTCTGAGAGGTCAACTTTTTCAGTTAAACAGAAACAAGTGCTCTAATATTTACCTAACAGTAATCTAAGATATTCTAGGTGACATTGTAATCCAACACTTAAAATGAACCAGCATGGAGTATGCAACTGGAGAAAATGATAATAATTAGCTGAACAAGTCAAAGGTGGCCTGAGATTTGAGTAACTTGTGCACTTCTCCTTTTCAGATAATTTTGAGAGAAGGGGTAATATATAGGATTTTGGAACTAAACAAAAACCGATATCAGAGAACTCTTCAAACTTGTTAAGAAATTCTCTAAACAAAATCTAGAGAACCCTTGGTCTTAGCTTTTTGGAGTCTCTGTGTTAACACTAAATTGAGTTTCTGCTTTCATCATGTTGTTTGCTGGTTATTTCTTgaagtttttaacttttggACTCATGGTTCTTCAATATTCTTGCTGCTGGATGTACGCGTGTATGTAACTTTCAGCATCATTAACTTCTTTGCTCATGGTAATGTGGTAGTTGTTCTATGATATAGATATGAACTAGATGGATGTACAGCTGTAATCAGTAGTCCAAAACTGGGAAGTAAGAAgtttttttgttcatatgCCATAAGGGTAGATGGGACCATACAAACCAATCATTGATAAATTATTGGTTGGTTAATTCAGTGAATTTACTCCACATTCAACAATTAAATTTGGTAGGTATATGTATTGGTGATGGCAAATATGGATTGGTATGTGTAGATGAGAAACTGGGTAATTTCAGATATTGACAAAAGTTTCTGAAACTTTTGCAAGTTTCTGAACAAGCTATTGGTTTCTCGTTTTATATTAGCTTAAGCTTTAGTTTGGGACATTTGGCTCTCCAACATATGTACTTAGTTGCTGAACCTGAATGTGATTAATGTACCTTGCAGGCACTCCCTCATGGCTCTAGTTTCTGCAGCTTATAAGcatgtctttttttcttatcatgGATCGACTATCCCAGTTTGCCATTCTTACGATGGAAGCTCCTGAGATCCTAATCAGCGGACATGGTAATTCCATATCTACTACCAGTCATTAATTGCTGCATTACCTCGATCAAGTAAGATGTGTGCTTTTATAGTTAGTACCTAGAAGGATATGCAGTAATGCACATCAAGTTAAACACATCTATTCCTACTTGGTAACATAATTTTCTCATGACTGCGCTAGGCATTTGTTCTATGATTGATGACATATACACACTTCATCTTGCGTGGAAATTGAGACCCCTCAACAATGCTTCAAAGCATAATTTGTCAGGTTGTTAACATCTATGTTCTTAATGAGCTAGCTGTGGAAAAGGTCAGTGTTTTTAGTTAAACAGATATAAAAGCTAAAAAGAAATGTCCTTATCGATCCCCTAACATATTCTAGTTGACATTTTAAATTAACCCTGGAGTTATAGCTCAAGAGAGTACATAATCTGTTGGCCGTGATGCCAAAGACGTgctcaaattttaaattacatGGAAAATTACACTTTTTATAAGAGTAATACAAAAAATAGTATGTTCAGTTATGTGCAGGGTATATGTATTCAATTTCGATCTACAGTATCAGTAATAGGTATTCATTGTTTATCTTAACAActttggagatttggagtaGCTAATActtccaaaacataaaaaactcTGGTGATGCTGGCATGATATGGTGACTACTCGGTCATGGAATTCTTCACCTGTTCaacttaattttaaatttatgcCAGACAAAAATGGCTGATATGCATTTTCTGACTAATTCACAATTCACATAAGATCTGACTTCTGCATTCTTATATACCCacctgcatatatattttccaatTAGTCCAATTGTTAATATATTATTAGTTGTCATGTAGTGGCTGAGCAAACCTAGATTCCTTGCTTCCCAGAAAAGATTCTAATTTGTCTACAATTTGTAAATCAGATTCATTAGGCCTAGAACCTCCAACTCTATattctccaaaaacaaaaaaagagtattttgtttggtttccTTTTTCTCAGTTCGGTTTTTGtatgcttttcttcttccctgaTCTTGTAAACCTTGTTATAAACATTTCTCCCTCCCTTCTTTGCTTCTAATTGttggtttctttatttgtttcatttgccTCGAGCTCCCAAACAGCCTCATCtcaaatagaaaaacaaatccTTCAGTTAACCTAAATAAATTTGAACATGATGGAAGTTTTTACCAATGACGTGTGGTTAAACGGACTGTATATGATTTTGAATGCTAAGATGATAATGAAAACATTGGATtacatatacaaaacaaatccTTCAGTTAACCTAAATAAAACTTGGTTAACTGACAACAAAACTTGGTGTTCACGGCAGGGGAAACCCCCTCGTATACCGCCTCCCTTCCTTATGGCTTCTAGGCAAGTTCTTGCTCATTCAGGTTGTCAAGTGTGGAATGTAATATGAAAGATGGAGGAAGATATATGCCATAGACATGCACAAGTAATTGCCCAAGATTAAACAGGAAGACTCGACTTTTATACTCAACAATATTCCATCATCTTCATATGTGGTCATAGATGGTGCGTACAGAATTTcctattgaaatttgaatgctTCGGTATGTATAAAGTAAGAACTATTTACAGACTTTAGTTTTCCAGTCATAAAGAGTAGAAAGCAGGGAAATTTGGACGCACTCTAGTCTCTCTTTTCTCCGTTCAAACTATCTCTGTGTCTTccattttctccattttttgtGTTATCACACTCTCTTGTTTGATCAGAAAGGCGTTACATAGATTTTTTCACTATTGGAGTTCTCCAGCCTAGCTTTCCTGTCGACCTGTAATAGCCAAAGCTAATGGAGTTTTATTTCTTCGAGGTTAGAACCATTAGTATTTCATAAGTTTTACCCTCCAATATTTGTTaatgttttgtgtttgttggttttaacacccttttgttcttcttctgtatGTTTGCATATTACAAAAAGATATCGTTGGCGATTGTTGCGGTAATTGTGACATGGATGGGTTGCAAGGCCATTAAGGGGATATGGACTCAAGTAAAGCGTCGGATAAGTTACATGGTCGGAAAGTCGCAGGATAATCAAGAAGTGATTAACTTGAATGCCTCTGAATCTCTTGTTTCATCATCAGAACCTCGTCGCTCCAAGTATgatgtgtttttgagtttcaggggTCTTGACACTCGGAGGGGAATTACTTCTCAATTATATGATCAGCTGCATAACAAGAGAAGAATTGCAACATTCATGGATGATCGAGATCTTGAAGTAGGGGATGCTATATCTCCCACTCTACTAAAAGCAATTGAAGAATCAAGGTTTGCAATTGTTGTCCTTTCTCCAAACTATGCCTCTTCTActtggtgtttggaggaacTTGCGAAGATCTGTGAGTGCATGAAAGACCAGAACAGAATTCTTCCACTTTTCTATAATGTCGAGCCTACTAATGTACGGTTCCAGAAGAGTAGTTTCGAAGAAGCTTTCAACAAGCATGAAAGCTCTGGGCGATACACATCAGAGAAGGTGCAGCGGTGGAAGGATGCTTTGAGCAAAGTGGCCAGTTTCTCTGGGTGGGATTCAAACAATTACATGTAAGTACCTTGATGAGATTACTCTATTTCAGTTATCTGAGATTTATGCTCACAGCTTTTGGATGTGTTATTTGACCCTTAATTATTCCTTCAATGTAGAACTGATACAGAACTTGTGGAGAAAATTGTGGATTCTGTGTTCAAAAGAATACAACCTTTTGACGTTGAGTTTACAATGTCCACCGGAGATTTTGAAGCGTATGAAGCAACAAGAGAATCCATGGGTGAGATTATGAAGAAGCTTAAAGATGACAACGTCACTACCATTGGGGTCTACGGAATGGGCGGAGTCGGCAAGACAACCCTGGTAAAACATGTTGCTGCTCAATCGTgcaaaaatgggatttttcatcatgtgGTTATGGCTGTTGTATCCCAAAGCCCCAACGTTGAAAGAATTCAACACACATTACTAGAAGAGCTGGTGGGCTTCTCTGAACTGGAGAATTTAACAGAAAGTGGAAGAGCCTCGAGATTGTATAAAGAGATAATGAGGAAAGACAATATTCTCATAATCTTGGACGACATTTGGGATTCTATAGATTTGTCCAGAATAGGAATTCCCAGCTATGACCTGCTCAAAACACACAATTCCAAAGTCCTAATCACCACGAGAAAATTGCATGTTTGTAATTCCATGCACAGCCAAGCAAGCATTCCTCTCAATATCTTATCAGAACAAGATTCTTGGAGCTTGTttgtgaagaaaacaaaaagatcttTTGAATCAACCACTTTTGAGGGTGTAGCGAGAAAGGTTGCTGGAGAATGTAGGGGTCTACCCATTGCTCTGATAGCAGTTGCAAGGGCACTTGGAGATAAAGATCTGGCGGAATGGCAAACAGCAGCTCAACAATTAAAGAAGTCGCAAATTGCCAACCTTGACCATAAGGACGATGCTTTCAGTTGTATAAAATTAAGCTATGATTACTTGAAAGATGAGGACTACAAATCATGCTTCTTGTTGTGTTGCCTATTTCCAGAAGACTATGACATCCCAATAGAAGACTTGTTCAAGTATGCAATTGGGAAAGGATTGTTTCGAGACACTGACACAATATATGAAGCCAGAGCAATAGCAGATACAGTGGTCAAGCACCTGATAGATTCAAGCTTGCTTTTGGATGGTAAATATCGTGGATGTGTACGGATGCACGGTGTCGTCCGGGATACAGCCATGAGAATTGCAAAATGTGAAGATGGGCATGGGTTTTTGGTGAGAGCTGGATGTGGTCTTAAGGATTGGTCATGTCGATCACATGAAGACTACTATGCTATCTCACTGATGGAGAATAAACTTCACAGTCTGCCCGATGAGTTGATATGTCCAAATCTTCAGATTCTGTTACTACAAGAGAATCAGGATTTGTATAAGATCCCAGAGACCTTTTTCCAAAGTCCGAATGAATTAAGGGTCTTAGATCTTAGCCGCACCAACATTTCATTGCTGCCCCAGTCATTCAATCTCCTGACCAAGCTCCAAGCTCTGCATCTAGATTTTTGCCGTAAAGGAGTTGACATTTCCATAGTCGGAAAACTTAAGAAGCTTGAGATACTTAGTATGAGAGATTATCCTCTTACGGAGCTGTCTagagaaataagaaatttgaCCAATCTAAGGATGTTGGATATCGGTGGCCGTAGTTCTCACGGTGGAGGTATTGTCACAATTCCATCTAAAGTGATATCAAAGCTGCATAGATTAGAAGAATTGTACATGATGTACTGTGGATTTGTGAACTGGGAAAGTCCAATTGAGGGAGAAGGAGATGAAATCAATATTGGCTTTGGTGAGCTAGCTGGTTTATCAAAGTTGAAAAATTTGCAGGTTTCCTTACCTAATGCAGAATGCATCCCTAAAAATGTCGAGGTCGAACCAGGTTGGTTTTACTTTGATATACGTATTGGTGGATGCGCAAGCGCAAGCGATCTAAATTATCAGTTTGATCGTAAATCAAGATCCTTGCTTCTTCGTGAAATAACCATCAGTACCTTACCTGATTGGTTTATCAAAGCGGTGAcagagaaaacagaaaagctAAAGTATGACCGCTGCAAAGGGATGAGTGACATTGTTATGGAATATGACCACGGGAGGTTACATAAACTCAAGCATCTCACAGTACGTACGGATTTCTATGGATACTTGAAAGTGTTGATGAACACAACAAGACGAGTTGAAACAGGACCCGTGTTTGAGAATTTGGTAGAGTTGCATCTGATACATCTGATTCGCCTGGAGGAGTTATGTGTTGGTGAGCTACCACCTGGGtctctctcaaatctcaaGGTATTGCATATGCATGGTTGTTTTATCTTGAAGAGTGTATCAAAATTTGTACATAGACTACCAAATCTGGAGAAACTATATCTGAATCGGATGAAGGAAATGGAATATGTGTTTGGATGCGAAGGGTGTGAGCCAGAACAATCAAAACTGAAAGAGATGCATTTGTTGTATCTAAAAGCACTAAGAAGCATATGTAACGGTCCGGCTCCACGTGCAATGTTTCGGAGTCTTAAAACCTTGACCGTGTACCATTGCGAGCTGCTGCAAAGTCTGTTCGCATCTGATGTAGCTGAGTGTCTTGTTCAATTGGAGGACCTTCTTGTAGAGGATTGTCCTTTGTTGGAAAGAGTAATGGAAGCAGTGAACAAAGATAAGACGGTTCTACCAAACCTGAAGAACTTGGTTTTGAAGAATCTTCCTATGTTGTATGGTCCAAGTGCTACTACTGTTGATATTGAGTGTCCTTCATTGGAACgattggtggtggtggattgCCCCCAGCTTCCATTTTCAACCTCTTCCGATCTCTTCCTACTCTACTTTGGCAGCAGGAACCCTGTCCAACTCAATGATCCGCAACTGTACAAGTTTTTACGTAGCTGATGCAGTTCTTTATCGTTTTCACTTTGCATTCGGGAAGACCCTTTCGTAGGAAGTTGCCATTTGCTGGAGAGAATAATTGAAGGAAGGCAGAAAGCAAGGAAACtgtgaagaagaacaagactGTACTTCCAACATTGAAAACCAACCACCCAAAGTAAGGCCCAGACTATCACTCCCTTGAAATTCGCGCGCAGACGCATTGAACCGGCTGCTCTATTTAACTCTCCGGTTCGGCGCGTGGAGGTTACCCGCTTCTTTCTCCAACTCCGTCGTCCCCTTCCTCCGCTCTGCTTCAAATGGAGTCCGGGTACTTTCTACTCTTTCTAACACATTCTCGGTGGACTTAAACTTGTTTGGGTTTGTCTTTATCCCGTACGGATTTGTGGGATTGTGATCGATGATTAG
Coding sequences:
- the LOC101301635 gene encoding disease resistance protein At4g27190-like, which codes for MGCKAIKGIWTQVKRRISYMVGKSQDNQEVINLNASESLVSSSEPRRSKYDVFLSFRGLDTRRGITSQLYDQLHNKRRIATFMDDRDLEVGDAISPTLLKAIEESRFAIVVLSPNYASSTWCLEELAKICECMKDQNRILPLFYNVEPTNVRFQKSSFEEAFNKHESSGRYTSEKVQRWKDALSKVASFSGWDSNNYITDTELVEKIVDSVFKRIQPFDVEFTMSTGDFEAYEATRESMGEIMKKLKDDNVTTIGVYGMGGVGKTTLVKHVAAQSCKNGIFHHVVMAVVSQSPNVERIQHTLLEELVGFSELENLTESGRASRLYKEIMRKDNILIILDDIWDSIDLSRIGIPSYDLLKTHNSKVLITTRKLHVCNSMHSQASIPLNILSEQDSWSLFVKKTKRSFESTTFEGVARKVAGECRGLPIALIAVARALGDKDLAEWQTAAQQLKKSQIANLDHKDDAFSCIKLSYDYLKDEDYKSCFLLCCLFPEDYDIPIEDLFKYAIGKGLFRDTDTIYEARAIADTVVKHLIDSSLLLDGKYRGCVRMHGVVRDTAMRIAKCEDGHGFLVRAGCGLKDWSCRSHEDYYAISLMENKLHSLPDELICPNLQILLLQENQDLYKIPETFFQSPNELRVLDLSRTNISLLPQSFNLLTKLQALHLDFCRKGVDISIVGKLKKLEILSMRDYPLTELSREIRNLTNLRMLDIGGRSSHGGGIVTIPSKVISKLHRLEELYMMYCGFVNWESPIEGEGDEINIGFGELAGLSKLKNLQVSLPNAECIPKNVEVEPGWFYFDIRIGGCASASDLNYQFDRKSRSLLLREITISTLPDWFIKAVTEKTEKLKYDRCKGMSDIVMEYDHGRLHKLKHLTVRTDFYGYLKVLMNTTRRVETGPVFENLVELHLIHLIRLEELCVGELPPGSLSNLKVLHMHGCFILKSVSKFVHRLPNLEKLYLNRMKEMEYVFGCEGCEPEQSKLKEMHLLYLKALRSICNGPAPRAMFRSLKTLTVYHCELLQSLFASDVAECLVQLEDLLVEDCPLLERVMEAVNKDKTVLPNLKNLVLKNLPMLYGPSATTVDIECPSLERLVVVDCPQLPFSTSSDLFLLYFGSRNPVQLNDPQLYKFLRS